Proteins encoded by one window of Drosophila melanogaster chromosome X:
- the Sec16 gene encoding secretory 16, isoform J yields MLHNNAPWLPPHQQQQQQAPQQHPTPQQQHAMPQQQQTLPAQQQQQQVYASQMFQQHQPNYWPEDQHQQQQQPQSLNYNNYFPGQQQQHPMQQQQLPPQQQLPPQQQQPTQQQHTIQQQLYYPTQQQPQVPAPAEPALDSFDNNNSGGGGGGGRSDGWGDWGDWNDNSNNNNSNGTDGLLEPTGQLLEDSFNVQSSQGSWQAFATSNNVNNNGELPPPANPQSTSLQQQPLNQQSIPLLHQQPQSPPELGQEPELDAIVPPQAFQNQPPTAAPPPTSLTSFSAQMTAVGSPIYAVGASSAHSAGVGASPAPPTGVVAPPAHLAGIGAPPAHLAGVGASPAPSALVGASPAPIIGVGAPPVGAPPVGAPPADATTIAPPAALPPSIVPSSGSNPFKRSTGLNKRVNIMADPAAGAPSPPAPAAAIAPVAPVAPIPPPADQLFGMPAEAHGEGFNLIAAPPVEASLGTPLSAPIPAPIPVPNASLYASPAVPQAFAHLEPDNQEVLSAPNDERAQYLQTSHLSEQLGEGEADQDAGLLPPPGLSRLVLGQPELDSQQQRQVTGATEQPPLNVAQAAALHMQERRADGEDTSDGEQQVRNIQTPPRRVVTGVETNAPSLREQREVVLDGENLEDREAIPPPTLAELPTTSVHHNILPDEAEQLHHNNPPQAMTPLNAQQPHQQQSTLQQQHQQHSTTQQEKKRAAVGRRTTASLDLESDESDEFLQSERERDRERERRDLMEERHSRGRSHSHYPYEGETEDSVRGAAHHETKSLRETHHKRNHDSARSRRHQDPKVERERERDRERDRTWRRRSNKYHSGGEDPDRSYDHSRRYNNSNYEGESDNPEYNHMGDAELDGSGGRSSKTSRHRRSAAEEDFDDYERERNRSRRSTKPQSSAEKSRSSGGRRNYENSGRSARADDGRRRYQDQRNPGAQYPVSATGYVPYGMYEQMSRNPQVYADMYAKFYGQMINSMNAAVSAAASKGGVPAGAGVIPGLMPSAVPVSAAQLVAATSGGSVSGSSEAAMLRERERYTHAYITQANEFHRHQYKELIYQQQQQQQQQQQQQQQREDHLNSSFSVAEDNASFYGSHGGGSIYNQYQSYPLSSARSLSNLNGDGRNSRCGPYYAGSECGLDIRAAADAAPSTYGGVAGTAGPVTNTAVARPPRRRTPLQFSRPHLVASYAMSLLLKVKPKYAGRGRLRNDVEVAPPRIRDGTSSLLRMYPGPLQGRKLHKDKIISFCKEQIRLGPTKGCTALYATQKKPQGSVTKYRASHALMWHLLILLLRQNGYIADTDVGDLLLENQQEYPYDPSEFEAENEPDADAEQDAAAPADKTVDSDLDSESAAGVTPAEPLAAGAATSSINGADAANAATPLSEQAATDKFRSYVLRGNVEEALQWATDNGLWTHAFFLALYEDRYALTDVAQKFLNRAIKANDPLQTLYQMKSCHTPACVSQLRDEQWGDWRSHLSILVTNKSRQPEYDRSSVVALGDTLFQRGDIYAAHFCYLVAQEEFGRYDSSATELTTLTANVPRLILLGSSHYKHFNEFASNEAIIMTEIYEYARSLFDPKFSIAHFQHYKFLLATRILDYGQHFRCTNYLEQIARHIELKPESYDSNFIQRVCGLAERLRYHDPILINRVSFASPPNATSKDSAAAEEKAWLRQLRSLAYVPQQEQLQQLQQNQQVQQEQNDIDQQFAEVNKQFRELNMQYESNSNMENTLQPQLPPVDQQPPQQQQQVLSESYQQPTQQYYEPPPQAPTESDPYGQGQPSYYDPNAGQLHYDPNAAQHQYDQQQPQPQPTPSYGQIEPGTEAYQPGQATADPAAVPSGYGYDYWSGTQQPPYGDEPNENQAALKDEEEEDEEQDEQQILQYAKQQILQQTKQQQLQQEQHTRSNGAASINNRFKSNALKQERSSGSLRKRQEASRTATIAAAAAAIAQITPATVAAAATPPAASAKAFNLNDLQQQTRPAISMPKSKSYGDEDDGGSGGVADPGQKTKPVGSSEAAGKQQASGKQANSGSDLGAPGNKNAGWFGGLWNKLSLKPKNQMILPDDKNPAIVWDKERKCWTNTEGNGDEAESFKPPPKMSDLGMALGGPPAAPIGNAGLGMGLMPVANNAPGSHQSAPLMDQQTPSQPQTYGSPIDYTAAPAPELIPTVPSPAPLSVPSSAPAALAAPNPAAVPGGPQPKLQSNMFKMQRNRTLKNSYVDVFNPSGAPMSAAPENVLAPMMAPAAVPQGGYFVPQQ; encoded by the exons ATGTTGCACAATAATGCGCCCTGGCTGCCaccgcatcagcagcagcagcaacaggcgcCGCAGCAACATCCTActccacagcagcaacatgcaatgccccaacagcagcaaactCTTcctgcccagcagcagcagcagcaagtcTATGCCAGCCAAATGTTCCAGCAACATCAGCCAAATTATTGGCCAGAGGatcagcatcaacagcagcagcagccacaatcCCTGAACTACAATAACTACTTTCCgggacagcagcagcaacatcctatgcagcagcagcaactgccaccgcagcagcaactgccaccacagcagcaacagcctacgcagcagcaacatacaATCCAGCAGCAACTGTATTATCCCactcagcagcagccacaagtCCCGGCTCCAGCGGAACCAGCTCTGGACTCGTTTGACAACAATAATagcggaggaggtggtggtggcggccGGAGCGATGGCTGGGGTGATTGGGGCGATTGGAAcgacaatagcaacaacaataatagcaACGGCACCGATGGCTTGTTAGAGCCAACCGGACAACTGCTGGAGGATTCCTTCAATGTTCAATCCTCGCAAGGCAGTTGGCAGGCGTTTGCCACTAGCAATAATGTCAATAACAATGGAGAGTTGCCGCCACCAGCCAATCCGCAGTCAACGTCCTTGCAACAACAGCCATTGAATCAGCAATCGATACCTTTGCTGCACCAGCAGCCACAATCGCCGCCGGAACTGGGGCAGGAACCCGAACTGGATGCCATTGTGCCTCCCCAGGCTTTCCAAAACCAACCACCAactgcagcaccaccaccaacatcACTGACTTCCTTCTCTGCACAAATGACTGCTGTGGGATCGCCAATCTATGCTGTTGGAGCATCTTCAGCACATAGCGCAGGAGTAGGAGCTTCACCAGCACCTCCCACTGGAGTAGTAGCTCCGCCAGCACATCTCGCCGGTATAGGAGCTCCACCAGCACATCTTGCAGGAGTAGGAGCTTCGCCAGCACCTTCCGCTTTAGTAGGAGCTTCTCCAGCACCCATCATTGGAGTAGGAGCACCACCAGTGGGAGCACCACCAGTAGGAGCACCGCCAGCGGACGCTACAACTATTGCACCACCGGCCGCACTGCCACCTAGCATAGTTCCATCGTCTGGTTCCAATCCCTTCAAGCGTTCCACGGGCCTAAATAAGCGAGTGAACATAATGGCAGATCCTGCAGCAGGAGCTCCATCGcctccagctcctgctgctgcaattgctCCTGTGGCACCAGTAGCACCAATTCCGCCACCAGCAGATCAGCTCTTTGGTATGCCAGCAGAAGCTCATGGAGAGGGTTTCAACTTAATTGCGGCGCCACCTGTTGAGGCTTCACTTGGAACTCCACTAAGTGCACCTATTCCTGCACCCATTCCTGTACCTAACGCATCGCTCTATGCATCACCGGCTGTTCCACAGGCTTTTGCGCATTTGGAACCGGACAATCAGGAGGTTTTGTCCGCGCCAAATGACGAACGGGCCCAGTACTTGCAGACCAGCCACCTGTCCGAGCAGCTGGGCGAAGGTGAAGCGGATCAGGATGCGGGCCTGCTGCCACCACCAGGACTGTCTCGTCTGGTTTTGGGCCAACCGGAGTTGGATTCGCAGCAGCAACGCCAGGTCACTGGAGCCACAGAGCAGCCACCACTTAATGTGGCCCAGGCAGCTGCTCTGCATATGCAAGAACGTCGCGCAGATGGCGAGGACACCTCTGACGGCGAGCAGCAAGTGCGTAATATACAGACGCCACCTCGTCGCGTCGTAACCGGCGTGGAGACCAATGCCCCGTCGTTGCGAGAACAGCGGGAAGTGGTGCTGGATGGCGAGAATCTGGAGGATCGCGAAGCTATACCGCCACCAACGTTGGCTGAACTGCCAACAACTTCAGTACATCACAATATTCTACCCGACGAGGCGGAGCAGCTGCATCACAACAATCCGCCCCAGGCGATGACCCCGCTAAATGCACAGCaaccacatcagcagcagtccacgctgcagcagcaacaccagcaacattCAACCACTCAGCAGGAGAAGAAGCGTGCAGCAGTAGGACGCCGGACCACCGCGTCGCTGGATCTAGAGTCCGATGAGTCCGATGAATTCCTGCAGAGCGAAAGGGAACGGGATCGGGAGCGTGAGCGCAGGGATCTAATGGAGGAGAGGCACAGTCGTGGACGCAGCCATAGTCACTATCCCTACGAAGGCGAAACGGAGGACTCTGTGCGTGGTGCTGCCCATCACGAGACGAAATCCTTGAGAGAAACACATCACAAACGTAACCACGATTCAGCACGCTCTCGTCGCCATCAGGATCCTAAAGTGGAACGTGAAAGGGAGCGGGATAGGGAGCGTGACCGCACATGGCGTCGACGATCCAACAAGTATCACAGCGGTGGCGAGGATCCGGATCGTTCGTACGATCATTCGCGTCGctataacaacagcaactacgAGGGCGAGTCGGATAATCCGGAGTATAATCACATGGGCGACGCAGAACTTGATGGCAGCGGTGGACGGAGCAGTAAAACCAGTCGCCATCGACGCAGTGCCGCCGAGGAGGATTTCGATGATTACGAACGGGAACGTAATCGATCCCGGCGCTCAACCAAACCACAATCGTCGGCTGAAAAGTCACGCTCCTCGGGCGGACGACGGAATTACGAGAATTCGGGTCGAAGTGCCCGTGCGGATGATGGACGCAGACGTTATCAGGATCAGCGCAATCCTGGTGCTCAGTATCCCGTGTCAGCCACCGGCTATGTTCCCTACGGAATGTACGAGCAAATGTCGCGGAATCCACAAGTCTACGCTGATATGTATGCAAAGTTCTATGGCCAAATGATCAACTCGATGAACGCAGCTGTTTCGGCGGCTGCTTCGAAAGGTGGAGTTCCCGCTGGAGCAGGAGTCATACCCGGATTGATGCCCAGCGCGGTGCCCGTCAGTGCCGCCCAGTTGGTGGCCGCCACCAGCGGAGGAAGTGTCAGCGGTAGCAGTGAAGCCGCCATGCTCAGGGAGCGAGAAAG GTATACACACGCATACATAACCCAAGCCAATGAATTCCATCGTCACCAATACAAAGAGCTGATctaccagcaacaacaacaacaacagcagcagcaacaacaacaacagcagagGGAGGATCACCTGAACTCCAGCTTTAGCGTTGCAGAGGATAATGCCAGTTTTTACGGATCGCACGGAGGAGGTTCCATCTATAACCAATACCAATCGTATCCACTATCCAGTGCCCGATCGTTGAGTAACTTGAACGGCGATGGACGCAATTCCCGATGCGGACCGTATTACGCTGGTTCCGAATGCGGTCTCGATATCAG AGCTGCTGCCGATGCGGCACCTTCGACTTATGGAGGAGTGGCTGGAACCGCTGGACCGGTGACCAACACTGCGGTGGCTCGTCCGCCGCGCAGACGCACTCCCTTGCAGTTCAGCCGACCGCATTTGGTGGCCTCGTATGCGATGAGTCTGCTGCTGAAGGTGAAGCCCAAATACGCGGGACGTGGACGACTGCGCAACGATGTGGAGGTGGCACCACCACGCATACGGGACGGTACGAGCAGCCTGCTGCGCATGTATCCTGGTCCCTTGCAGGGACGCAAGTTGCACAAGGACAAGATCATCAGTTTCTGCAAGGAGCAGATCCGACTGGGGCCCACAAAGGGTTGCACCGCACTGTATGCCACGCAGAAGAAGCCACAGGGCAGCGTGACGAAATACCGTGCCTCCCATGCGCTCATGTGGCACCTGCTAATACTTTTGCTGCGCCAAAATGGG TACATTGCGGACACGGATGTGGGCGATCTGCTGCTGGAGAACCAGCAAGAGTATCCCTATGATCCCAGCGAGTTCGAAGCAGAGAACGAGCCAGATGCGGATGCCGAACAGGATGCCGCTGCACCGGCGGACAAGACAGTCGATTCGGATTTAGATAGCGAATCGGCAGCAGGAGTTACACCTGCGGAACCACTTGCAGCAGGCGCGGCAACTAGCTCAATCAATGGAGCTGATGCTGCAAACGCAGCAACGCCTCTGTCGGAACAGGCGGCAACGGACAAGTTCCGCAGCTATGTGCTGCGCGGAAATGTCGAGGAGGCTCTCCAGTGGGCAACCGACAACGGCCTGTGGACGCATGCATTCTTCTTGGCCCTCTACGAGGATCGCTATGCTCTCACTGACGTAGCCCAGAAGTTCCTCAATCGAGCGATCAAGGCCAACGATCCATTGCAGACACTATACCAAATGAAGAGCTGCCACACACCGGCGTGCGTCAGCCAGCTGAGGGATGAACAGTGGGGTGACTGGCGATCGCATCTCTCCATCCTGGTGACGAACAAGAGTCGCCAGCCGGAGTATGATCGCAGTTCGGTAGTGGCCCTTGGCGATACGCTTTTCCAGCGCGGCGACATTTATGCGGCACACTTTTGCTATCTGGTGGCTCAGGAGGAGTTCGGACGATACGATAGCTCTGCTACAGAGCTAACTACTCTGACCGCCAATGTGCCCAG GCTTATTCTACTTGGCTCCTCGCACTACAAGCACTTCAACGAATTTGCCAGCAACGAGGCGATCATCATGACCGAGATCTATGAGTATGCTCGATCGCTGTTCGATCCGAAGTTTAGCATTGCCCACTTCCAACACTACAAGTTCCTGCTAGCCACAAGGATCCTAGATTATGGTCAGCATTTCCGCTGCACCAATTATTTGGAACAAATCGCCAGGCACATCGAACTGAAGCCGGAAAGCTACGACAGTAATTTCATTCAGCGG GTTTGCGGTTTGGCCGAACGCCTGCGCTACCATGATCCCATTCTCATTAATCGTGTCTCATTTGCGAGTCCTCCGAATGCCACTAGCAAGGatagtgctgctgctgaagaGAAGGCCTGGTTGCGTCAGCTTAGATCTCTGGCCTATGTG CCCCAACAAGAGCAGctgcaacaactgcagcagaaTCAGCAAGTCCAGCAGGAGCAAAACGACATCGATCAGCAGTTTGCAGAGGTGAACAAGCAATTCAGGGAGCTAAACATGCAATACgagagcaacagcaacatggaGAATACGCTGCAGCCGCAGTTGCCACCGGTGGATCAACAGccgccgcaacagcagcaacaagtttTATCGGAATCGTACCAACAGCCAACACAACAATATTATGAGCCACCACCTCAAGCGCCAACCGAATCCGATCCCTATGGACAGGGCCAACCGTCCTATTATGATCCCAATGCGGGGCAGCTTCATTACGATCCAAATGCTGCACAGCATCAATACGACCAGCAGCAACCTCAACCACAGCCGACTCCCAGCTATGGCCAAATAGAGCCAGGAACTGAGGCCTACCAACCTGGACAAGCAACAGCAGATCCAGCTGCGGTTCCCTCTGGCTACGGATACGATTACTGGTCGGGCACACAGCAGCCACCTTATGGTGACGAG CCCAATGAGAATCAAGCTGCACTAAAGgatgaagaggaggaggatgaggagcaGGATGAACAGCAGATATTGCAGTACGCTAAACAGCAGATTTTGCAGCAaaccaagcagcagcagctgcagcaggagcaacataCTCGCAGCAATGGCGCCGCCAGCATCAACAATCGCTTCAAATCGAACGCTCTGAAGCAGGAACGCAGCAGCGGCTCATTGCGGAAAAGGCAAGAGGCATCACGAACAGCAACAatagcagcggcagcagcagctattGCTCAGATAACACCGGCAACAGTTGCAGCGGCAGCGACGCCACCAGCAGCATCGGCAAAGGCATTCAATTTGAATGAT ctgcagcaacagaCGCGCCCGGCGATATCCATGCCCAAGTCAAAGAGCTACGGAGATGAGGACGATGGTGGTTCCGGTGGTGTGGCTGATCCTGGTCAGAAAACCAAGCCTGTAGGCTCCTCTGAGGCTGCAGGCAAACAGCAGGCGTCGGGCAAACAGGCCAACTCCGGCAGCGATCTTGG CGCACCTGGGAATAAAAATGCGGGCTGGTTTGGCGGACTCTGGAACAAGTTGTCGCTAAAGCCGAAGAACCAAATGATCCTGCCGGATGACAAGAATCCGGCCATCGTCTGGGACAAGGAGCGCAAATGCTGGACAAACACCGAAGGCAACGGCGACGAGGCTGAAAGCTTTAAGCCGCCACCCAAAATGAGTGATCTGGGCATGGCTCTGGGAGGACCACCCGCTGCGCCAATCGGTAATGCCGGATTGGGAATGGGTTTAATGCCTGTGGCTAACAATGCGCCGGGCAGCCATCAATCAGCACCGTTGATGGATCAGCAAACGCCGTCTCAGCCGCAAACGTATGGCAGCCCCATTGATTACACGGCTGCTCCGGCACCCGAGCTGATTCCAACGGTACCATCGCCGGCTCCACTTTCTGTCCCGTCATCTGCACCGGCGGCATTAGCGGCGCCCAATCCCGCGGCCGTTCCCGGCGGACCGCAGCCCAAGCTGCAGTCGAACATGTTCAAGATGCAACGCAACCGCA CGCTAAAGAACTCCTACGTGGATGTGTTCAATCCTTCGGGTGCGCCAATGTCGGCGGCACCGGAGAATGTGCTGGCCCCCATGATGGCGCCGGCTGCGGTGCCCCAAGGCGGTTACTTTGTACCCCAGCAGTAG